The following proteins are co-located in the Pseudomonadota bacterium genome:
- a CDS encoding GAF domain-containing protein, which yields MDTIGLNEKLEQKEQELKILHGVAQDISSNLELNELLKRIVEMVMNFITADSCLIYLYDKANDELILTASDIPQRKMLGRIKLKMGEGVTGWVAKEKMPVALSREAYKDQRFKAFTALEEDKYEAFLSIPILSKDEIIGVMNIRNRKERHYPETKIDLLFTINRYLGSAIQNAIIYEEVVKKAKQLDLLTEVSRTIVSDYYIKEILQLIVTMTAQVMDSKICSIMLLNEKREELVIAATQSLSKEYVNKANLKVGQSISGKVVLEKTPITVLDVTKEPGYMYPEIAKKEEIVSLLSVPMMIKDRVIGVINSYTKSEHIFKKEEIDILQTVANQAAVAIENTHLSQEIFAAKEALESRKLVERAKGILMRELGVSEDEAYKKIHKKSMDIRKTMREIAEAIILTSDIKKKT from the coding sequence GTGGATACTATTGGGCTCAATGAAAAATTAGAACAAAAAGAACAGGAACTGAAAATTTTACATGGAGTTGCACAGGACATCAGCAGTAATCTGGAATTGAATGAGCTTTTAAAGCGCATTGTAGAGATGGTGATGAATTTTATTACTGCCGATTCTTGTCTGATTTATCTTTATGACAAGGCGAATGATGAGCTTATTCTTACAGCATCTGACATTCCACAACGTAAGATGTTAGGCAGGATAAAACTAAAAATGGGGGAAGGGGTTACGGGATGGGTTGCGAAAGAGAAAATGCCTGTTGCTTTGTCGCGAGAGGCATATAAAGACCAGAGGTTCAAGGCCTTTACGGCCCTTGAAGAAGATAAATACGAGGCCTTTTTATCGATACCGATCCTTTCAAAAGATGAGATTATTGGTGTAATGAATATAAGAAACAGAAAAGAACGTCATTATCCTGAAACTAAGATAGATCTACTTTTCACTATCAACAGGTATTTAGGCAGTGCTATTCAAAATGCCATAATATATGAAGAGGTTGTAAAAAAGGCAAAACAGCTGGATCTTCTTACTGAAGTGTCTCGCACAATAGTTTCTGACTATTATATAAAGGAGATCCTTCAACTCATCGTTACAATGACAGCACAGGTAATGGATTCTAAGATTTGCTCGATCATGTTGTTGAATGAGAAGAGGGAAGAGTTAGTAATTGCGGCTACCCAGAGTTTAAGCAAGGAGTATGTCAATAAAGCAAACTTGAAAGTGGGGCAGTCGATTAGTGGGAAGGTGGTACTTGAAAAAACACCCATTACTGTTCTTGATGTTACAAAAGAGCCTGGATACATGTATCCTGAGATAGCAAAAAAAGAGGAGATTGTTTCACTCCTTTCTGTCCCCATGATGATTAAAGATAGGGTAATTGGTGTAATCAATAGTTATACCAAGAGCGAACACATATTCAAAAAAGAGGAAATAGATATTTTACAGACAGTAGCTAATCAAGCTGCCGTGGCAATAGAAAATACACATCTTAGCCAGGAGATTTTTGCTGCAAAAGAGGCATTGGAGTCAAGAAAACTTGTGGAGAGGGCGAAAGGTATATTGATGAGGGAACTGGGGGTTTCTGAAGATGAGGCATATAAGAAAATTCACAAAAAAAGTATGGATATTAGGAAGACTATGAGGGAGATTGCCGAGGCGATCATACTGACCTCGGATATAAAGAAAAAGACTTGA
- a CDS encoding ammonium transporter, which yields MKRITVLVLLLLCIAMVVTVFAEEPKTAPAPVAAQSAPVAESPSKVDTGDTAWVLISTALVMLMTPGLAFFYGGMVGRKNVLGILMQCFTILCVISIQWVLYGYSLSFAPGKGFWGGLDWIGLKGVGFAPYKDYAVTIPHQLFMMFQAMFAIITPALIIGAFAERMKFSAFLIFMILWATFVYDPICHWVWGVGGWLKDLGALDFAGGTVVHINAGIAALMIALFIGKRRGGGKAILPHNLPFTILGTALLWFGWFGFNAGSALGANELAVNAFIVTNTAAASAGLNWALLDWIFNEKPTMLGTATGAVAGLVAITPAAGFVSAISAIVIGIFVSVFCYIAVTLIKPKFGYDDALDVFGVHCMGGVWGALATGLFASKAVNPAGTDGLFFGNPKQFLIQLIAVGVTLVYSFIMSLIIYKIVDGVIKVRVEKKDETLGLDLTQHHENAYTILE from the coding sequence ATGAAACGGATAACTGTTCTTGTATTACTTCTTCTTTGTATTGCAATGGTGGTCACGGTCTTTGCAGAAGAACCAAAAACAGCACCGGCACCGGTAGCGGCTCAATCTGCACCGGTAGCGGAATCCCCATCTAAAGTAGATACTGGTGATACCGCATGGGTTCTCATATCGACTGCCCTTGTTATGCTGATGACACCAGGACTTGCCTTTTTCTACGGCGGGATGGTGGGACGTAAAAATGTATTAGGAATCTTAATGCAATGTTTTACTATTCTTTGTGTAATAAGTATACAATGGGTTCTTTATGGATATAGCCTATCGTTTGCACCTGGAAAAGGATTCTGGGGTGGCCTCGACTGGATAGGATTAAAGGGTGTTGGATTTGCACCCTATAAGGATTATGCAGTAACGATTCCCCATCAGTTATTTATGATGTTCCAAGCTATGTTTGCAATTATTACCCCTGCGCTGATTATCGGTGCCTTTGCAGAGAGGATGAAGTTTTCTGCCTTTTTGATATTCATGATTCTCTGGGCAACCTTTGTCTATGACCCGATATGCCACTGGGTGTGGGGAGTTGGGGGTTGGCTCAAAGATCTTGGTGCTCTCGATTTCGCAGGTGGTACGGTAGTCCACATCAATGCCGGTATCGCTGCGTTGATGATTGCTTTGTTTATTGGGAAAAGAAGAGGAGGCGGAAAAGCAATACTGCCCCATAACCTGCCCTTTACCATCCTGGGCACAGCCCTCCTCTGGTTTGGATGGTTTGGATTCAATGCAGGGAGCGCTCTCGGTGCTAACGAGCTCGCGGTAAATGCTTTTATAGTGACAAATACCGCCGCAGCATCTGCCGGGTTAAACTGGGCCCTTCTCGACTGGATATTTAATGAGAAACCGACGATGCTTGGAACTGCTACAGGGGCAGTAGCAGGACTCGTTGCCATCACACCCGCTGCTGGATTTGTAAGTGCCATTTCAGCAATAGTGATCGGTATTTTTGTCAGTGTATTTTGTTATATTGCGGTAACTCTGATTAAACCGAAGTTTGGCTATGACGATGCCCTCGATGTCTTTGGTGTCCACTGTATGGGTGGTGTATGGGGTGCACTTGCAACAGGCTTATTTGCTTCAAAGGCGGTAAACCCGGCAGGGACGGATGGATTATTTTTTGGAAATCCCAAACAGTTTCTTATCCAGTTGATCGCTGTTGGAGTGACATTGGTCTACAGTTTTATTATGAGCTTAATCATATATAAAATAGTGGATGGGGTAATTAAAGTGCGGGTGGAAAAGAAAGATGAAACATTGGGGCTTGACCTCACACAACATCACGAGAATGCATATACGATCTTAGAATAG
- a CDS encoding NAD+ synthase has protein sequence MAKNWRVAIAQVNFTVGDLKGNCMRMIKFIERASELGVDIITFPELAITGYPPEDLLLKPKFIEDNLEALRELAKAVHDTVAIVGFVDRIDGDIYNGASIIYSGKIKGIYHKALLPNYGVFDEKRYFKPGNKPLVFRFGQLTFGVNICEDIWHSEGPASIQALSGAKLIFNINASPYHEGKIKLREEIVRSQARDNKVFILYANLVGGQDELVFDGQSMVVDANGEVIARALAFREDLLIVDLPDEALMSAGLKRSEGGVKQTNNMITIARERLHKKKVPISRGETRPLKPVAEVYEALVLGLCDYVTKNGFQKVVVGLSGGVDSSIVATLAVDALGKENVVGVFMPSRYTSQESEIDATKLAENLSISMLNIPVDGVYRAYLTAFEPFFGGLREDITEENIQARIRGNILMALSNKFGWLVLTTGNKSEMSVGYATLYGDMAGGFAVIKDVPKTLVYKLAIHRNTSNPVIPERVLIKEPTAELRPNQKDKDTLPPYDALDPILKAYIEEDKNLEEIVSFTQQKETVDKVLSMVDKSEYKRRQSPPGIKITPKAFGRDRRMPITNKYRG, from the coding sequence ATGGCAAAAAATTGGCGTGTTGCTATTGCACAGGTTAATTTTACGGTGGGTGATTTAAAGGGTAATTGTATGAGGATGATCAAATTTATAGAGAGGGCGAGTGAGCTTGGGGTAGACATAATAACCTTTCCAGAGCTTGCAATTACCGGTTATCCACCTGAGGATCTTTTACTTAAACCAAAATTTATTGAGGATAATCTTGAAGCATTAAGGGAATTAGCAAAAGCCGTTCATGATACTGTGGCAATTGTTGGTTTTGTAGACAGGATTGATGGAGATATCTATAATGGGGCGTCAATAATTTATAGCGGTAAAATCAAAGGTATATACCACAAGGCGCTTTTGCCAAACTACGGTGTCTTTGACGAGAAACGGTATTTCAAACCAGGGAATAAGCCGTTGGTTTTCAGATTTGGGCAACTTACCTTTGGTGTGAATATCTGTGAAGATATCTGGCACAGTGAAGGACCGGCAAGCATACAGGCTTTATCAGGCGCAAAACTGATTTTTAATATTAATGCCTCCCCTTACCATGAGGGTAAAATTAAATTGAGGGAAGAGATTGTCAGGAGTCAGGCAAGGGATAACAAAGTATTTATTTTATATGCCAACCTGGTGGGTGGACAGGATGAACTCGTTTTTGATGGGCAGAGCATGGTGGTTGATGCAAATGGTGAGGTTATTGCCCGTGCCCTGGCTTTCAGAGAAGATTTACTGATAGTAGACCTGCCTGATGAAGCACTGATGAGTGCGGGTCTAAAAAGATCTGAGGGCGGTGTCAAACAGACAAACAATATGATTACGATTGCACGTGAAAGATTACATAAAAAGAAAGTGCCGATTTCACGAGGAGAAACCAGACCACTTAAACCTGTTGCTGAGGTTTATGAGGCATTGGTGCTGGGCCTTTGCGACTATGTGACCAAAAATGGTTTTCAGAAGGTGGTTGTTGGATTAAGTGGGGGGGTTGATTCTTCTATTGTGGCAACCCTGGCAGTTGATGCATTGGGTAAAGAGAATGTTGTTGGGGTATTTATGCCTTCGCGTTATACTTCACAGGAGTCTGAAATAGATGCAACAAAGCTGGCAGAAAATCTAAGCATAAGCATGTTAAATATACCAGTTGACGGGGTCTATAGAGCATATCTTACAGCTTTCGAGCCGTTTTTTGGAGGATTGAGGGAGGATATAACCGAAGAGAATATCCAGGCCCGCATCCGCGGTAATATCTTGATGGCCCTATCCAATAAATTTGGCTGGCTCGTTTTAACTACAGGGAATAAATCTGAGATGAGTGTGGGGTACGCTACCCTTTATGGGGATATGGCGGGCGGTTTTGCTGTCATTAAAGATGTACCAAAAACATTGGTGTATAAACTGGCAATCCATAGAAATACTTCCAATCCTGTTATACCAGAACGTGTATTGATTAAGGAACCCACGGCGGAGCTTAGACCTAACCAAAAAGATAAGGATACCTTGCCTCCCTATGATGCCTTAGACCCAATCTTGAAAGCCTACATTGAGGAGGATAAGAATTTGGAGGAGATAGTTTCTTTCACACAACAGAAGGAAACTGTTGATAAGGTTTTGAGCATGGTTGATAAGAGCGAGTATAAGCGCCGGCAATCACCTCCGGGCATCAAAATTACTCCAAAGGCATTCGGCAGGGACAGAAGAATGCCAATAACCAATAAGTACAGGGGATGA
- a CDS encoding sigma-70 family RNA polymerase sigma factor, producing the protein MSFEMLVRKISPTLKRITRKLNGHYSFFNDEDLYQEALTHLWIDYKKGILDNKTDSYILQGCYFHLKNYLRKVHENATFLSLNSPVGEDGMMLEELLSLEGTGFFDFLESKLQVEMTGQKCLTNREKEILSFFLEGMSMREIGHKLGISHVMVLKIRNKIKDKYVRFNKETHN; encoded by the coding sequence ATGTCTTTTGAAATGTTGGTAAGAAAGATATCACCCACATTAAAGAGGATTACACGAAAGCTCAATGGGCATTACTCCTTTTTTAATGATGAAGACCTATACCAGGAGGCGCTGACACACCTCTGGATCGATTATAAGAAGGGGATTCTCGATAATAAAACGGATAGTTATATATTGCAGGGTTGTTACTTCCATCTCAAAAATTATCTACGCAAGGTGCATGAGAATGCTACTTTTTTAAGCCTGAATAGTCCTGTTGGTGAAGATGGAATGATGCTGGAAGAACTTCTATCCTTGGAAGGCACGGGTTTTTTTGACTTTTTAGAGAGCAAACTACAGGTAGAGATGACAGGACAGAAATGTCTAACTAATAGGGAAAAAGAGATTTTATCCTTTTTCCTTGAAGGCATGTCAATGAGAGAAATAGGGCATAAACTTGGCATCTCCCATGTGATGGTTTTGAAAATAAGAAACAAAATTAAAGATAAATATGTGAGGTTCAATAAAGAAACTCACAATTAA